In uncultured Ilyobacter sp., a genomic segment contains:
- a CDS encoding amino acid racemase — MKTVGILGGMGPLATSDLFNKIVTLTDAKDDNDHIHIILNNYPIIPDRTNYILGNGENPIKYMIEAALKLQVMGSDVIIMPCNTAHYFYEELTKYLTIPFINMIEETAKEIKKTDPETKKICLLSTQGTYKAKVYDNVFENYGLEILRPEEAVQNCVTDIIYSIKKGDTSLENIDKSILTSYLDSIKGKNIILGCTELPVAFDIMGIKEGCIDPTKILAKSAIRFAGKNTIED; from the coding sequence GTGAAAACCGTAGGCATTTTAGGAGGAATGGGCCCCCTTGCAACTTCCGACTTATTCAATAAAATTGTAACACTTACTGATGCAAAGGATGACAATGATCACATTCATATAATTTTAAATAACTATCCCATTATCCCAGACAGAACAAACTATATCCTAGGAAATGGAGAAAACCCTATAAAATATATGATAGAAGCAGCTTTAAAGCTACAAGTAATGGGCTCTGATGTTATTATCATGCCATGCAATACTGCTCATTACTTTTATGAAGAACTTACAAAATATCTTACAATCCCCTTTATAAACATGATTGAAGAAACTGCAAAGGAAATAAAAAAAACTGATCCTGAAACTAAAAAAATCTGTCTTCTTTCTACCCAGGGAACATACAAGGCAAAAGTATACGACAATGTATTTGAAAATTACGGGTTAGAAATCCTTAGACCTGAAGAAGCAGTCCAAAATTGTGTCACAGATATTATATACAGCATAAAAAAAGGAGATACTTCTCTTGAAAATATTGATAAAAGCATTCTGACTTCATATCTCGACTCAATAAAGGGAAAGAATATAATTCTTGGGTGTACAGAACTTCCCGTTGCCTTTGATATTATGGGAATCAAAGAGGGATGTATAGATCCCACAAAAATTTTGGCAAAATCGGCCATTCGCTTTGCTGGAAAAAATACCATAGAAGATTGA
- a CDS encoding LysR family transcriptional regulator, translating into MDIRQLKYFMAIVEEGNITKAAEKLHMAQPPLSYQLKLMEEELGVKLLERSTRKLEITEAGEMLKTRSEQIIELFDKTVKDIKNFREGFTGTLSMGVVASSMGIIYPKFIQEYHEAYPDTSFDIREGNTNRILEFLKNGVIELGIVRTPFNSENFDSIQLPNEPMIAVTKPKGVFIWDKKKLNADDLKDLPLILDRRFEKMIIKTCQQNGYSPKILCESEDTRTILSWVDIGMGVGVVPKSSKEFVNLMNLEYKEIEEFSLETGTSIVWVRDRRLSEAASNFLQIFKKITQ; encoded by the coding sequence ATGGATATAAGACAGCTCAAGTATTTTATGGCAATAGTAGAAGAGGGGAACATAACAAAGGCAGCAGAAAAACTTCATATGGCACAACCTCCACTAAGCTATCAGCTAAAACTTATGGAAGAGGAGTTAGGTGTAAAATTACTAGAAAGAAGCACTAGAAAACTAGAGATAACAGAAGCTGGAGAAATGTTAAAAACAAGGTCAGAGCAGATAATAGAACTCTTTGATAAAACTGTAAAAGATATAAAAAATTTCAGAGAGGGGTTTACAGGAACCCTTTCTATGGGGGTAGTTGCATCATCTATGGGAATCATATACCCTAAATTTATCCAAGAGTATCACGAGGCCTACCCAGATACAAGTTTTGACATAAGAGAGGGGAATACCAACAGAATATTGGAATTTCTCAAAAATGGAGTAATAGAGCTTGGAATAGTGAGGACTCCCTTTAATTCTGAAAATTTTGATTCTATACAACTTCCAAACGAGCCAATGATCGCAGTTACAAAACCTAAGGGAGTTTTCATTTGGGATAAGAAAAAATTAAATGCAGATGATCTAAAGGACCTTCCACTTATACTAGACAGAAGATTTGAAAAAATGATAATAAAAACCTGCCAGCAGAATGGATACAGTCCAAAAATACTATGTGAAAGTGAGGACACTAGGACGATATTGTCCTGGGTAGATATAGGAATGGGTGTGGGAGTGGTCCCAAAATCTTCTAAAGAGTTTGTAAATCTCATGAATTTAGAATACAAAGAGATAGAAGAATTTTCCTTAGAAACAGGCACATCTATAGTCTGGGTCAGAGATCGTCGTCTCTCTGAGGCGGCATCAAATTTTTTACAAATATTTAAAAAAATTACCCAGTGA
- the panC gene encoding pantoate--beta-alanine ligase, with amino-acid sequence MEVLRSISEIKEKVNEWKSNGLSVGFVPTMGYLHAGHKSLIEKASSENDRVVVSVFVNPKQFDNENDLETYPSNLQGDKALVADAGGDIIFAPTAAEMYPDGFATLVDIEGLDKELCGATRPGHFRGVCTVVTKLFLIVTPDRAYFGEKDFQQLAIIKRFTKDLNIPVEIIGCSIVREEDGLAMSSRNAKLSEEERRKALIIIEALNIIKEMVYQGTSDVEELKKEAARKISTMDIAKIDYFEIVDPDTLEKIDVVKERALAATAVFIGKTRLIDNMIIGE; translated from the coding sequence ATGGAAGTTCTAAGAAGCATCAGTGAAATCAAGGAAAAAGTTAATGAATGGAAAAGTAACGGACTTTCTGTGGGATTTGTACCTACCATGGGTTATCTTCACGCTGGACATAAGAGTCTCATAGAAAAGGCGTCGTCAGAAAATGACAGGGTTGTTGTGAGTGTCTTCGTCAACCCCAAGCAGTTTGACAACGAAAATGACTTGGAAACATATCCGAGCAATCTTCAAGGGGACAAAGCACTGGTTGCAGATGCAGGAGGGGATATTATATTTGCTCCTACTGCGGCAGAGATGTATCCTGATGGATTTGCTACTCTAGTGGATATAGAGGGTCTTGATAAAGAACTATGTGGGGCCACAAGGCCAGGTCATTTTAGAGGTGTATGTACTGTAGTTACAAAGCTATTTTTAATAGTTACACCAGACAGAGCTTACTTCGGAGAAAAGGATTTTCAGCAGTTAGCTATAATAAAAAGATTTACCAAGGACCTAAATATTCCCGTAGAAATCATAGGGTGTTCAATTGTTAGAGAGGAAGACGGGCTTGCAATGAGTTCCCGTAACGCAAAACTTTCTGAAGAGGAAAGAAGAAAGGCGCTTATTATTATAGAGGCTCTAAATATAATTAAAGAGATGGTGTATCAGGGAACTAGTGATGTAGAGGAACTCAAGAAAGAGGCTGCTAGAAAAATATCTACAATGGATATTGCAAAAATTGACTATTTTGAAATAGTAGATCCTGACACCTTAGAAAAAATAGATGTAGTAAAAGAAAGGGCACTTGCGGCAACGGCGGTTTTTATAGGGAAGACAAGACTTATAGATAATATGATAATAGGAGAGTGA
- the panB gene encoding 3-methyl-2-oxobutanoate hydroxymethyltransferase translates to MKNTVVSFRNSKEKGKKLSVVTGYDYTTARIIDETEVEAILVGDSLGMVCLGYDSTLSVTLEDIIHHGKAVMRGVENTLVILDMPFMSYHNTTPEAVANAGRLIKETGAHAVKLEGGIDMVEKIKAIVKAQIPVMGHLGLTPQSVNVFGGFKVQGKSEEEAKQMIKDAKALEEAGVFAIVLECVPEKLAKIVSESVSVPTIGIGSGNVCDGQVLVIQDMLNMYGDFKPKFVKTFADVGKVMREGLEAYVKEVRDGTFPAKEHTFGIKDEVLEKLY, encoded by the coding sequence ATGAAAAACACAGTAGTAAGCTTCAGAAATTCAAAGGAAAAGGGGAAGAAGCTTTCGGTAGTTACCGGATATGATTACACGACAGCAAGGATCATAGATGAAACAGAAGTGGAAGCCATTCTTGTGGGAGATTCCCTAGGAATGGTGTGTCTAGGATATGATTCGACTCTTTCTGTTACCTTAGAAGATATCATTCATCACGGGAAGGCAGTGATGAGAGGAGTGGAAAACACCCTAGTTATTTTGGATATGCCCTTTATGTCGTACCACAATACCACACCAGAAGCAGTGGCAAATGCAGGTAGATTGATAAAGGAAACAGGGGCCCATGCTGTGAAGCTAGAGGGTGGAATTGATATGGTGGAGAAAATAAAGGCTATAGTAAAAGCACAGATTCCTGTTATGGGTCACCTAGGGCTTACTCCTCAGTCAGTAAATGTGTTTGGAGGATTCAAGGTACAAGGCAAGAGTGAAGAAGAAGCCAAACAGATGATAAAAGATGCAAAAGCACTTGAAGAAGCAGGTGTCTTTGCAATAGTCTTAGAATGTGTGCCGGAAAAACTAGCCAAGATTGTAAGTGAAAGTGTCTCTGTTCCTACTATAGGAATAGGCTCCGGAAATGTCTGTGACGGACAGGTTCTTGTAATCCAGGATATGCTAAACATGTATGGGGATTTTAAACCAAAATTTGTAAAGACCTTTGCAGATGTAGGGAAAGTAATGAGGGAAGGTCTAGAAGCTTATGTTAAAGAAGTGAGAGATGGAACCTTTCCTGCAAAGGAACACACTTTCGGAATAAAAGATGAAGTTCTTGAAAAGCTTTACTAG
- a CDS encoding acetate uptake transporter produces the protein MSHDASQGNPAVVGLAGFGLTTMLLQFHNVGWMGLGPVVACGLVFGGLAQMIAGFQEFKCGNNFGYSAFVSYGSFWISLGIMFLLNHFGIYKASHTDVGFFLIAWTMYTAVMTIPAMKIHAAMGITFILLLIGFILLDLAHFGYPALTKVAGYELMVCALGAWYMMAGAIYAQVFGKPVVPMGKPLIAC, from the coding sequence ATGTCACACGATGCATCACAAGGGAACCCGGCAGTTGTCGGGTTGGCAGGATTTGGTCTCACGACTATGCTGCTTCAGTTTCACAATGTAGGATGGATGGGACTAGGTCCTGTAGTAGCTTGCGGACTTGTATTCGGAGGACTGGCTCAGATGATAGCCGGTTTCCAAGAATTCAAATGCGGCAACAACTTTGGTTACAGTGCTTTTGTTTCTTATGGTAGTTTCTGGATATCTCTAGGTATTATGTTCCTTTTAAACCATTTTGGAATTTACAAAGCTAGTCATACAGATGTAGGATTTTTCCTAATAGCTTGGACTATGTATACTGCTGTAATGACAATTCCAGCTATGAAAATCCATGCTGCTATGGGAATCACTTTTATCCTTCTACTAATAGGATTTATACTTCTTGATCTTGCACACTTTGGATACCCTGCTCTAACTAAAGTTGCTGGTTATGAACTAATGGTTTGTGCACTTGGAGCTTGGTATATGATGGCCGGAGCTATCTATGCTCAGGTTTTCGGAAAACCAGTTGTACCTATGGGAAAACCGTTAATTGCTTGTTAA
- a CDS encoding DUF2520 domain-containing protein, producing MKISFIGAGKIGLSLGRYFVNKNLKVAGYFDTVKSLAERAATETESVVFQNYREIIDQSDIIFVTVPDGVINSVWENLLTHKIKDKLVVHTSGALSSQVFSGARDRNCKVMSIHPMMTFAGGDTEIEKMDKMPLTIEGDLEEFEDFLDKVPNNKFSISPDKKVNYHLAGVFASNLLISVIHRAIANIEKSGLETGKEIIFPIIEKTIENIKEKGTSRSITGPLERGDIDTILKHLEVQRGVEKKLYKAASLELLEILKDSDRDYSEIKKLLEEEE from the coding sequence GTGAAAATCTCTTTTATAGGGGCTGGAAAAATAGGTTTATCTCTTGGGAGATATTTTGTAAATAAAAATCTAAAAGTTGCCGGCTATTTTGACACCGTAAAATCTCTAGCTGAAAGGGCAGCCACTGAAACTGAAAGTGTTGTTTTTCAAAATTATAGAGAAATAATTGACCAAAGTGACATTATATTTGTAACTGTACCTGACGGAGTCATAAATTCTGTCTGGGAAAACCTTTTAACCCATAAAATAAAAGATAAGCTGGTTGTTCATACCAGTGGAGCACTTTCTAGCCAAGTTTTTTCAGGTGCTAGAGATAGGAATTGCAAAGTCATGTCAATTCATCCTATGATGACTTTTGCAGGAGGAGACACAGAGATAGAAAAAATGGATAAAATGCCCCTAACTATAGAGGGGGATTTAGAGGAGTTCGAAGATTTTTTAGATAAAGTTCCCAATAATAAGTTCAGTATTTCACCGGATAAAAAGGTGAACTATCATCTTGCAGGGGTCTTTGCATCAAATCTTTTAATATCTGTAATTCACAGAGCCATAGCAAATATAGAGAAATCAGGTCTTGAAACTGGAAAAGAGATAATATTTCCTATAATTGAAAAGACCATAGAAAATATAAAAGAAAAAGGCACCTCTAGGTCTATAACAGGACCTCTTGAAAGAGGAGACATTGACACAATTTTGAAGCACCTTGAAGTGCAGCGTGGAGTTGAAAAAAAACTTTATAAGGCAGCATCCCTGGAGCTTTTAGAAATATTGAAAGACAGCGACAGAGATTACAGCGAAATAAAAAAACTCTTAGAGGAGGAAGAATGA
- the metA gene encoding homoserine O-succinyltransferase: MPIVIPKKLPAFETLKGENIFVMNKSRAFQQDIRPLKIVILNLMPNKIVTETQLLRLLGNTPLQIEITLLKTGTYASKNTSQDHLTSFYKTFEDIKNHTFDGLIITGAPIEHLQFEDVNYWEELKKVMEFSKSNVTSTMHICWGAQAGLYYHYGIPKYPTDKKIFGIFKHTILNLKTKLTRGFDDEFLVPHSRRTTVMRSDIEKVAELEILAESEDAGICLVATRDRKQIFISGHLEYEKDTLKNEYFRDLNKGLSIDIPKNYFKDNNAENDPVVTWRAHAHLLFSNWLNYCVYQETPYILK, encoded by the coding sequence ATGCCTATAGTGATTCCTAAAAAACTGCCTGCCTTCGAAACTCTCAAAGGCGAAAATATATTTGTTATGAATAAATCAAGGGCTTTTCAGCAAGATATAAGACCACTTAAAATAGTCATTCTTAACCTTATGCCCAATAAAATAGTTACTGAGACCCAACTTCTTCGGCTCTTGGGGAATACTCCCCTACAAATAGAAATAACCCTTCTAAAGACGGGAACTTATGCCTCTAAAAATACAAGCCAAGACCACCTCACCAGCTTTTACAAGACTTTTGAAGACATTAAAAATCACACCTTTGACGGTCTTATTATAACCGGTGCACCCATTGAACACCTTCAGTTTGAAGATGTTAACTATTGGGAAGAATTAAAAAAGGTTATGGAGTTTTCAAAATCTAATGTGACATCCACTATGCATATATGCTGGGGGGCTCAAGCTGGACTTTATTATCATTACGGAATACCAAAGTATCCAACAGATAAAAAAATCTTTGGGATTTTTAAGCATACAATTCTAAACTTGAAAACAAAACTTACCAGAGGTTTTGACGATGAATTTCTTGTGCCCCATTCAAGACGTACTACGGTTATGAGAAGCGACATTGAAAAAGTTGCTGAGCTTGAAATCTTGGCTGAATCAGAAGATGCAGGCATCTGTCTTGTAGCAACAAGGGACAGAAAACAGATTTTTATCAGCGGACATTTGGAGTATGAAAAGGATACCCTAAAAAATGAGTATTTTAGAGATTTAAACAAGGGACTTTCAATTGATATACCAAAAAATTATTTTAAAGATAATAATGCTGAAAATGATCCTGTTGTTACCTGGAGAGCTCATGCTCACCTTCTTTTTTCAAACTGGCTAAATTACTGTGTTTATCAGGAAACTCCATATATTTTAAAATAA
- a CDS encoding Nramp family divalent metal transporter has protein sequence MESATVQVEKKGFLQKLKTMGPAAIVTAAFIGPGTITTASIAGAKFGYSLIWAMVFSIFATVVLQEMSARIGIVTRKGLGSALREQFTNPIAKYGSIFLVVSAIGIGCAAYETGNILGGALGLEAISGISMNVWGPIMGIGGYILLKTGNYKFVEKFLIGLVVLMSATFITTAIVVAPDWSEILKGMFIPSVPKGSVFLIMALVGTTVVPYNLFLHSSAVQERWKDASGLKESRSDIFLSIILGGLISIAVIITASAAFFGTNIAINNAGDMAKSVEPLLGSWAKYFFAFGLFAAGLSSTITAPLAAAYATAGAMGWKSDFKDKKFEAIWTTVILIGIIFSAVGLKPLSAIIFAQAANGILLPVIAIFLLYAMNNKKRLGKYVNSPLTNILGGIVVLVACGLGLRGILRVLGVM, from the coding sequence ATGGAATCAGCAACTGTACAAGTCGAAAAAAAGGGGTTTCTACAAAAATTGAAAACCATGGGACCTGCTGCCATTGTTACTGCAGCATTTATAGGTCCGGGAACTATCACTACCGCATCAATAGCAGGTGCAAAATTTGGCTATTCACTTATCTGGGCCATGGTATTTTCCATCTTTGCCACAGTGGTTTTACAGGAGATGTCAGCAAGAATAGGTATTGTCACTAGAAAAGGTCTAGGGTCAGCCTTGAGAGAACAATTTACCAATCCCATTGCAAAATATGGAAGTATATTTTTGGTTGTTTCTGCAATAGGGATAGGATGTGCAGCCTATGAAACTGGGAATATTTTAGGAGGAGCTCTCGGTCTAGAGGCTATAAGCGGGATATCTATGAATGTATGGGGTCCTATAATGGGAATTGGAGGTTATATCCTTTTAAAAACTGGAAACTATAAGTTTGTTGAGAAGTTTCTGATCGGACTAGTTGTACTTATGAGTGCTACCTTTATTACTACGGCTATAGTTGTAGCTCCTGACTGGAGTGAGATATTAAAAGGAATGTTTATTCCTAGTGTTCCTAAGGGTTCTGTATTTCTTATAATGGCTTTAGTTGGAACAACTGTAGTTCCTTATAATCTTTTCCTTCATTCTTCTGCAGTTCAGGAAAGATGGAAAGATGCAAGTGGGTTAAAAGAGTCTAGATCTGATATTTTTCTCTCTATTATTTTAGGTGGACTAATCTCCATTGCAGTAATAATAACAGCATCTGCAGCATTCTTTGGAACAAATATAGCCATAAATAATGCAGGAGATATGGCAAAATCAGTGGAACCGCTTCTTGGTTCTTGGGCCAAGTACTTCTTTGCCTTTGGACTCTTTGCAGCAGGACTTTCTTCTACAATAACGGCACCTTTAGCGGCAGCCTATGCAACGGCAGGAGCAATGGGATGGAAATCTGACTTTAAAGACAAGAAATTTGAGGCTATTTGGACAACAGTTATTTTAATAGGAATAATATTTTCAGCAGTTGGTCTAAAACCTCTTTCTGCAATTATATTCGCCCAGGCGGCAAATGGAATACTTCTTCCTGTAATTGCCATCTTCCTATTATATGCTATGAACAACAAAAAGAGACTTGGAAAATATGTTAACTCACCGCTTACAAATATTTTAGGTGGAATAGTAGTGTTAGTGGCATGTGGTCTTGGACTAAGAGGCATATTGAGAGTATTAGGAGTAATGTAA
- a CDS encoding putative hydro-lyase, whose protein sequence is MENFKNADPLKVRQMIRGGKIKSNTAGMCHGYVQGNLVILPKSHAYDFLLFAQRNPKQCPILEVADMGSKEFCKMAPGSDITTDIPKYRVYKNGELYGEFEDIKSFWKDDFVSFLIGCSFTFESAMIDEGMEVRHISEGKNVPMYITDIKCEKSGIFEGPTVVSMRPLPTSEVVRAVQITSRYPGVHGAPIHIGDPEAIGIGDINTPDFGDAVNIKNGEIPVFWACGVTPQAVAMNVKPEIMITHAPGYMFITDLKNQKLSLM, encoded by the coding sequence ATGGAAAATTTTAAAAATGCAGATCCTTTGAAAGTTCGACAAATGATAAGGGGTGGAAAAATAAAAAGCAACACTGCTGGGATGTGTCACGGTTATGTACAAGGGAATCTAGTGATACTTCCAAAGAGCCATGCCTATGATTTTCTCCTTTTTGCCCAGAGGAACCCAAAGCAGTGCCCTATATTAGAAGTGGCAGATATGGGCAGCAAGGAGTTTTGTAAAATGGCTCCAGGCTCAGACATAACAACAGATATCCCCAAATACAGAGTTTATAAGAATGGAGAACTTTATGGAGAGTTTGAAGATATAAAATCCTTCTGGAAAGATGACTTTGTGTCTTTTCTTATAGGGTGCAGCTTTACCTTCGAGTCTGCCATGATAGATGAGGGGATGGAAGTCAGACATATATCTGAGGGGAAAAATGTTCCCATGTATATTACTGATATAAAGTGTGAAAAGTCCGGAATATTTGAGGGGCCTACAGTGGTAAGTATGAGACCACTTCCAACTTCTGAGGTGGTGAGAGCTGTCCAGATAACTTCTAGATATCCAGGTGTTCACGGGGCGCCTATACATATTGGTGATCCAGAAGCCATAGGTATAGGGGATATAAACACCCCTGATTTTGGGGATGCTGTGAATATAAAAAATGGTGAAATACCTGTGTTTTGGGCATGCGGTGTTACACCTCAGGCAGTTGCCATGAATGTAAAACCTGAAATAATGATAACTCATGCACCTGGCTATATGTTTATAACAGACTTGAAAAATCAAAAATTATCTTTGATGTAG